The nucleotide sequence TTAACGGACAAAACTATTGATATGATTATTAAGGCTGCTAGGCTACAGAAAGTGTAAAACAAGTAAGAAATAAAGACAAATTTCTTTGCTATGAATTACTTTGTATAGGTAAGTAATGCGTTCTTTAGAAAAAGTTTTATCAATAATACCTTGTAAATCTTTTTCATTTCTTAACTAGAAATGTGAAAGGTTCTACAGCAGCAACCCTATGGAAGTTCGTATTTAAATGAAGCATCCTCCTCGGCTATTTGGGAGAAACATAAAATAGTAGCTATTACATTCACAGATGTAGATGACAAATACCTTGTTTCTATATTTTTTCGTTCGTTTTAGAAATAGTCTAGTAAAACTATTCTGTGAGCCTTCACGGTGAAATGGGAAGGCAATTATATAAAAAAGCTTGAGAGAATTTTCTTTCAAGCTTTTTTCCTAAGGTTTACTTCTTGTCAAAGACATAAGAAACGACTTGTAAGGCTTGGTCGACTGTTTCAACAGTGACATTAGCTTTCCGAGACAGCTCCTTTAATGGATGGTGCAAGTTTTCAGGTCGTATAAGGATAAGAGGTTTTCCTAAAGCTAAGGCCGTCGCAGCATCCATAGCACTATTCCATTGCTTGTATTTTTCACCAAACAAGGCAATTACGATATCTGATTTTTCCATTAATACTTGAGTACGAAAGTTGTTAATACTAGAAGCAATATCATCTTTGATTAAATTGTTTGGTTGTGTCCCTAGTATTTCCTCTCCGATTGAATCGGAGCGTTCGTGATTTTCCATTGGTCCTACAAAAGTGAGGGGAAGAGATAATGAAGCGGATTTAGTCTTTACTTCTTCTCTCCATGTACTATGGATTTCTCCAGCTAAATATACAGTTATATTCAAGGTATTTCCTCCTTATTTTCATCTGCTTTTATTGTAACATAGTTGCTTTTTGACAGAGTTGTCAATCATCTAGTCAAAAGGTAATATAGAATTAGTCCTATATTACTCAGGAGGATGATTATGTATAACAAAAAAATAGCTATTGTAATGATGGTATTGATTCTATTCTTGTCAGCATGTAGTGCAACAGAAGAAGAAAATATAGAAGATGCAAAACAAAAGGTGGAATTATCTTTTGAAGAACCTACTAAAAAAAGAAACGAAAAGGCAGAAGGTCTATCTTTTTATACCCCATTCAGAATGAAAGTAGTAGAAGAAACACAAAATAATCTTATCCTTGAAAAGGGGTCAAATACGTATATAATGTTTTACAATCGAAATGAAGATGAGGAAAGTACTTTATTGTACGAGCTGTCGAAAGAAGGGCAATCGGATTTTCTCATTGAAGAGGTGTATGAAGGAAAAGAACGTTTTGGTTATTTTCTTGTCAGTGAAGAAAGTCATGAAAATGTTCAGGTCATCGTTGGGATTGGCGGCTCTAAAATCACGACAATCACCTCAATGTCGGATTTGCCGAAGACAGCAGAATTAATGATGAAGATGGTTTCATCTATTGAATTCAAGAAATAAAATATCCTAACATACTTGTCTTTTTAATCGTGATGGATTTACGAGATTGTGGAGGGAATAATGAAAAGTTACTTACAAAAAAAGGGTATTAATCTTTCTTTTCAAACCTATTTTATCGATGCATTAAGCTATATGGCACTAGGCCTGTTTGGTTCTTTAATTATTGGATTAATTATGAAGACGATTGGTGAACAAATACAAGGGATACTTCCTTTTAGCCAATTCTTTATTGAAATGGGAGAACTAGCCATGAGTCTTTTAGGCCCTGCAATTGGTGCAGCTATTGCTTATGGACTAGGAGCACCGCCACTAGTTATGTTTGCTGCTGTGGTGACAGGTGCTGCAGGAGCAGCTCTTGGAGGGCCAGCTGGAGCATATGTAGCAGCAGTCCTGTCAACAGAAGTTGGTAAACTGTTTAGCAAAACAACCAAAATAGATATTATTATTACTCCTTTTGTCACAATATTAGTAGGGTATTCAGTAGCAGCGTTAATTGGTCCATGGATTGCAGAATTTATGACGTTATTTGGAAGTTGGATTGAATGGGCGACAGAGCAACGTCCAATTACGATGGGTATTTTTGTAGCTGCTTTGATGGGACTTGCTTTAACGGCTCCCATCTCAAGTGTGGCCATTGCCTTAATGTTAGATTTGAATGGTATCGCTGCAGGGGCTGCAACGATTGGTTGTGCTGCCCAGATGGTCGGCTTTGCGGTAATTTCATATCGAGAAAATAAAATGGGTGGTTTACTTGCACAAGGAATAGGTACTTCTATGTTACAAGTATCTAACATTGTTCGAAATCCCCTCATACTAATTCCTCCTACAGTAGCCGGTATGGTTTTAGCACCAATTGGAACAACCATTTGGAAAATGGATAACATTGCTGCAGGAGCGGGAATGGGGACAAGTGGCTTTGTCGGTCAAATAATGACGTTAAAAACAATGGGGTTTACGACCGACGTACTAATACAAGTTCTATTGTTGCACTTTATTGGACCAGCATTAATATCCCTGTTAATATCAGAGTATATGAGAAAAGCTGGCTGGATTAAATTTGGTCAGATGAAAATTGAAACAGGAGGAAAATAAATGAGACACTTAAAAACAATAGAAGAGTTTAAGACCTTGAAGGAGTCTGGAAAACATGTGTTTATGTTCTCTGCTGATTGGTGCCCGGATTGTCGAGTAATCGATCCTATACTTCCAGAAATTGAAGGGGAATTTGAACAATATACATTTATTTATGTAGATCGTGACAAATTTATCGACTTGTGTGTTGAAATGGATATCTTTGGGATACCAAGTTTTGTTGCGTTTCATGACGGAAAAGAACTTGGGCGCTTCGTGAGCAAAAATCGAAAAACAAAAGAGCAAATTGTAGACTTTTTAATTGGCTTATAAATAGTTTTGAGTGATTCAAAAGCAATGGACAATAGTTAATTGCACAGTGGTCTTTCTTTTAGAAATAATAGTTTGAATCTTGGAGCGAGAATGATCTGTTTGAGCTCATAAAAAGAACAATCGATATAAACATAATAAGCGAAGAAGGGAAATCCGATGTAGGTGGTCATTGCTATGGCTTTGGGATGTCCCTTCTTTTGTTGTACAATGAAACTTAAGTGCTGACGATGTGAAAATTGGAGGAAAACAATGGATACAAATAAAATGAAAAATCTATTACAGGAAAGGCTCAATAAGGAAAATCGAAAAATTACGTTTGATCGAGAGAAAGATACATTACGCATTGAAAATGAACAAACTGGGAAAGGAATTTCGATTTCTTTACCAGGAGTTGTTGGACGATATAATGAAAAGAAAGACGTTGCGATTGACGAAATTGCCTATTATGTAGAGGAAGCACTTAAGGTAATGGGGAAAGATGTTACATTGAATAAAAAAGAACGTAGTATTTACCCTGTTATTCGGTCTACATCGTTTCCTAAAGAATCCTCTGAGGGGTCAACCTTAATAAGTGATGATCATACTGCAGAAACGCGTATTTATTATGCTCTAGATTTAGGGTCTTCTTATCGACTTATTGATGAGAAATGGTTAGAAAAAGAAAAATGGAGTAAGGACAAAGTACGTGAAGTAGCCCATTTTAACCTTCGTTCGCTACCCACTGCATTAAAAAAAGACGAGGTGGCTGGAAATATTTTTTATTTTTTGAATAAAAAAGACGGGTATGATGCTAGCCGTATTTTAAATGAGCATTTCTTGAGAAAAATGAAGAAGGAAGTGGTTGGAGAAATGACCGTTTCTGTCCCTCATCAAGATGTTCTAATTATAGGTGATATACGGAATGAAACGGGATATGATATCTTGGCGCAAATGACAATGAGCTTTTTTACAACGGGGCCTGTCCCAATTACCGCACTTTCATTTGTTTATGATGATAGTGAATTAGAGCCGATATTTATACTTGCAAAAAATAAAAAAGAGAAGGAATAGTTTTAGTGGCCGGTTCGAAAAAAATTAATATAGCTGACACAAGTGTGAGCGCATTTTTTAACAGAAGAACTGGCTATCGCTTTTTTTTCGTTTTTTGGGAAGAATCGTTTTGATATTTCTCTTTTTCTATCATTTTTTTCGAAATTATCTTGTAAACTGATACAATGAAAGTGATTCTAATAGAAAGAGTGATCAAGTTGAATTGGATCAAAAGAATGTTTCAACTCTCAAAAGCAGAAGAGAAAATGACATCTGATTTCAAATATGGACAGGTTGATGCAAATCAAGATCAAGTATCTTCTGTTAAAAATGAAATCGAGACAAAAATGAGTTACCAATATCCAAAAGGAGAGTTTCGATTTCCACTAATCCCTGATCAAAAAAAAGTACGTTCTAAACCTAATAATGACCAAATACAATCTGACGTGCAAGATCAACATCAGGAGAAACAGAAAAAAGATAGTACATATGAAGAAGAAAAACGTGAAGTAACTCATACGTATAAACGCCCGTTTACTCCTACTCATATTCCAAGTCCAATATATGGATTTAAAGAAAGACCAACAAAACAAAAAGAAATATATTATGAGCTAGATTCTTCAGAATCTGCTCAAACGGAATCGCTACCAGAAACGGGAGTACCGTTACCATTAGAGCGACAAGCTGAAGATAGAGTACAAGAGACACAGCCTACTATTGGTTTAGATTATTCTTCAGAATCTGCTCAAACGGAATCGCTACCAGAAACGGGAGTACCGTTACGATTAGAGCGACAAGCTGAAGATAGAGTACAAGAGACACAGCCTACTATTGGTTTAGATTATTCTTCAGAACCTGCTCAAACGGAATCGCTACCAGAAACGGAAGTACCGTTACCATTAGAGCGCCAAGCTGAAGATAGAGTACAAGAGACACAGCCTACTATTGGTTTAGATTATTCTTCAGAACCTGCTCAAACGGAATCGCTACCAGAAACGGAAGTATCTTTACCATTAGAGCGCCAAGCTGAAGATAGAGTACAAGAGGCACAGCCTGCTATTGGTTTAGATTATTCTTCAGAACCTGCTCAAACGGAATCGCTATCAGAAACGGGAGTACCGTTACCATTAGAGCGCCAAGCTGAAGATAGGGTACAAGAGACACAGCCTACTATTGGTTTAAATGCCGAGGTAGACCAGTCATCAATAGAGAAAGAGGAAGCCTATAGTGAGGATGGATCAGAGGTAAGGGAGACTGCTGATGCTTTGGAACTTATTCCTGAAACGAATAACTTGGACACACAGGTGGAAGGGCTGAGACAAGATTCCACTGTGTCCTCTATGGAAAAGTCAGCAGATTCAGTTAATCATGGTATAGAGGAACCGCAACATAATCAAGTATCGTCAAAGCCGTTACATTCTCAACAGAGAAAAGAAGAAAAAGTGGAAAGCGTGCAAAAGAAAAAAATGAATCGCCACGTGCCATTTAATGTGTTTATGTTAAACCAAGATCGGGAGCGACTTGCTGCCAAAAAAAAAGCTGATGCAGTAAGTAAACAAATAGAATCAAAAAAGGCTACAACAAGCCATAATCAAATAGATGAAACGCCAAGGACAGATAGTTATCAGTACCCTTCACTAGCAGTTCTTAGCCCATCGATACGCCGAGAAGAGGATCAACAATGGTTACTCTTACAAAGTGAACGGTTAAATACAACATTAACCAACTTCAATGTAAAAGCAGCAGTGGTTAATGTGACACAAGGACCATCAGTAACCCGGTTTGAAGTACAGCCTGAGCCGGGTGTTAAAGTGAATAAAATTACTAACTTAAGTGATGATATTAAATTAAGCTTAGCAGCTAAAGACATTCGGTTAGAAGCACCGATTCCAGGGAAACATACTATTGGGATAGAAATACCAAATGAAAAAAGCCGCCCTGTGTTTATCCGTGAAATTATTGAAAGTGATGAGTTTAAACAGCATACTTCCCCCCTAGTCACAGTATTAGGACTTGATATTTCTGGGAAACCTATTGTAACTGATTTAAAGAAAATGCCACATGGGCTAATTGCAGGTGCAACCGGTTCAGGAAAAAGCGTATGCATCAATTCAATCATTGTGAGCCTTTTATATAAAGCAAGACCAGATGAAGTAAAGCTATTATTAATTGATCCTAAAATGGTTGAACTTGCACCATATAACCAGATTCCTCACCTTGTAAGTCCAGTTATTACGGATGTGAAGGCTGCAACAGCTTCTTTAAAGTGGGCTGTGGAGGAAATGGAAAGGAGATATGAATTATTCGCACACACGGGTGTTCGTGATATTTCCCGATATAATGATTTAGCAATTAAAAATGGGAAGAAAGAAATGAAACTACCTTTTATTGTCATTATTATTGATGAGCTAGCTGATTTAATGATGATGTCCCCAGGTGAAGTGGAAGAATCAATTTGTCGCATAGCACAAAAAGCTAGAGCTTGTGGAATCCATTTGATTATTGCAACTCAACGTCCATCCGTCGATGTCATTACGGGATTAATTAAAGCTAATGTTCCTACACGAGTAGCTTTTTCCGTTTCCTCTCAAGTAGACTCTAGGACGATTATTGACATAAGTGGTGCGGAACGTTTATTAGGAAAAGGAGATATGCTCTTTTTAGAAAACGGCTCATCAAAATCAATTCGTCTTCAAGGAACGTTTGTGTCAGATGAAGAAATTGAGGAAGTCGTGAAACATGTACGTTCTCAACAACAACCTCATTATTTATTTCAACAAGAGGAATTGTTAGCGAAAGCAAATATTCAAGACGAAGAAGATGAATTATATTACGATGCCTGTGAATTTGTCATAAATCAAGGTGGTGCTTCTGCTTCTCTTCTTCAAAGACGTTTTCGTATAGGGTATAATCGTGCAGCGCGACTCGTTGAAGTAATGGAGGAACAAGGAATCATTTCAGAGGCTAGAGGTAGCAAGCCTAGGGAAGTATTGGTTTCTATTGAAGAGTTAGAACATATTCAGTAATGTGATGTTGATTTGAAATAGAAGGAGATCTATGAGAATGAAAGAGATTGAATTAAAACTAAAAGGTGAAATCAAAAGATTGACTAATCAAACATTCAAATTTGATGAGCGAGTGAAAGAAGGCTGGTTTTCTGCTGTTTACTTCTTAAAGACAAGAGAGATAGCGAAAAAATTTAAACCTGACCGAATGGTAACAATGCAATTCTTTCAAAAAGAGCATGCGGTACTGTGCGGGACAGATGAAGTAATAGCACTGCTGCATACTTTCTCTGACAACCCAGGTAATTTAGAAATTCATTCGTTAAAAGATGGTGATAAAATCTCTCCATTTGAAACTGTCTTGACCATTAAAGGTTATTACCAGGATTTTGGTTACTTAGAAGGAATGATTGATGGTATTTTAGCAAGACGTACATCTGTTGCGACGAACGTGTATAATGTGACAAAGGCTGCTGGGATCTCAGGAAGGCAAAAGCCAGTCATTTTCATGGGTGATCGTGATGATCACTATACACAACAAGCGGGAGACGGCTATGCGGCATTTATGGGTGGATCAACCGCACAAGCCACTCATGCAATGAATGAATGGTGGGGGAAGAAAGGGATGGGAACAATGCCTCATGCCCTAATTCAACTATTTGATGGTGATATTGTGTCAGCGACAGAGGCGTATCAAGCAACATTTCCTGAGGATGACTTAATTGCCCTCGTAGACTATAATAATGACGTGATTACCGATTCTTTGAAAGTAGCGAGAGTTTTTGGTAACAAACTAAAAGGCGTAAGGGTTGATACATCACGAACATTAATAGATAAATATTTCTTAAGAAATCAACACGTATTAGGGACGTTTGACCCGCGTGGAGTCAATGCAGAGCTTATTTTTGCCTTACGAAAAGCATTGGATGCAGAGGGGTATCAACATGTTCAGATTGTTGTTTCTGGTGGTTTTAATGAAAAGAGAATTACCGATTTTGAGAAAAATGAAGTACCTGTTGATGTATATGGAGTAGGTGGCAGTTTGTTGAAAATTGGAATAGGTTTTACAGGAGATAATGTATTAATCAATGGAAAAGACGAAGCCAAAGCAGGAAGAAAGTATCGACCAAATCCCCGATTAGAAAAAGTAGAAATATAAAAACATCATAACGTATTAGGGAGTTTTATGACAATTTACAAACGAAGTTGGTACAATCATGGTCAGTCTTTTATAATAATGATATAATAGTGGAATATGAAACGGACTGTCTGTTGAAGATAAACAAAATTACATTGTTTTCATATAATGCTTACAGATAGACGATTGTTGGAGGTTCAATTTATGACTGTATACCATTTCATAGGTATTAAAGGTTCTGGTATGAGTGCATTGGCCCAGATTTTGCATGACATGAATTATCAAGTTCAAGGTTCAGATTATGATAAATATTTTTTCACACAAAAATCTTTAGAAGAGTCTGGTATTAAAATACTACCTTTTAATGAAGATAACATTCATGAAGGAATGACGGTTATTGCTGGAAATGCATTTCCAGATACTCATGAAGAAGTTGTGCGGGCAAAGGAGCTCAACCTACCTGTATTAAGGTATCATAAGTTTTTAGGAGAATTTATGAATCGCTTTACGAGTATAGCTGTTACTGGTGCTCATGGAAAGACATCTACAACAGGACTATTGGCTCATGTGATGGAAGGGATTAAGCCTACATCTTATTTAATTGGAGATGGGACAGGAAAAGGTGTGGAAGATGCTCAATATTTTGGCTTTGAAGCATGTGAATATCGCCGCCATTTCTTATCGTATTTCCCTGACTATGCCATTATGTTGAATATTGACTTTGATCACCCTGATTATTTTGCTAATATTGATGATGTTTATTCAGCATTTCAAGAAATGGCTATGCAAGTTAATAAAGGGATTATTGCATGTGGAGACGATGAACACCTTCAAAAAATACAAGCAAAAGTTCCTGTGATTTTTTATGGTTTTGGAGAGGTAAATGATTTTCAAGCAAGGAATATTACCATCAATGAGAGTGGAACAACCTTTGATGTATTTGTTCGGAATAATGCTTATGCTACTTTTACTATTCCCACATATGGTAACCATAATATCCTTAATGCATTAAGTGTAATAGCACTTTGTCATTATGAAGATATCGATAAAGAAGCTGTTCAGGAACGATTATTGAGCTTCAAGGGAGTAAAACGACGTTTTACAGAGAAGCAGCTAGGGAACCAAATTATCATTGATGATTATGCCCATCACCCAACTGAAATTCATGCGACGATTGAATCGGCGAAGCAAAAATACCCAAATCGTGAAGTAGTCATTGTTTTTCAACCACATACCTTCACAAGAACACAAACATTTTTAGCAGATTTTGCGGATAGCTTAAGTCAAGCAGATAAAGTGTATCTTTGTGAAATTTTTGGCTCTGCTAGGGAGAATCATGGGAAATTATCGATAGAAGATTTAAAAGGGAAGATTAATGATGCTGAGATTATAGAGGAAGAGGATACGACGGCACTTCTTCAGCATGAAGATGGAGTGATTATCTTTATGGGAGCAGGAGATGTTCAAAAATTTCAGCAAGCATATGAAAATATGTATAACGGGAAGATGAAAACAAGCTAATTTTCTCAAGTAGGAAATCTATTAGGATAGAGAATGAAAAAAGACTGGGATTCCCCAGTCTTTTTCTTATTTTAAGTTTTCAGGGTTTAAAGCTTCTAATTCAGGAATCACAAATCTTCCATCTTTTCTAATTAACACATCATCAAAATAGATTTCTCCACCACCGTAATCAGGACGCTGGATATTGACTAAATCCCAGTGAATGTTTGAGTGATTGTCATTGAATGCCTCATCGTAGCACTGTCCTGGAGTAAAGTGGAAGCTACCATCTATCTTCTCGTCAAATAAAATATCCTGCATTGGATGAAGTATATATGGATTTACTCCTATTGCGAATTCCCCTACATAACGAGCTCCTTCGTCTGTGTCAAAAATTGAGTTAATTCTCTCCGTATCGTTTGCTAAGGCTTCAACAATTTTCCCGTCTTTAAACGTTAATTTTACATTTTCAAATGTAAATCCATGATATGGCGATGGTGTGTTATAAGTAATGGTTCCATTGACAGTATTTTTAACAGGTGCCGTATAAACCTCTCCATCGGGGATATTAAGATGACCTGCACATTTTACAGCAGGAATATCTTTTATTGAGAAAGATAATTCTGTTCCAGGTCCTGTAATTCTTACCTTATCCGTACGATTCATTAATTGAACTAATCCATCCATTGCCTTATCCATTTTAGCGTAATCTAAATTACACACATCGAAATAAAAATCTTCAAATGCTTCCGTACTCATGTTTGCAAGCTGTGCCATCGATGCATTTGGATAGCGAAGCACTACCCATTTTGTTTTAGGTACGCGAATATCCCGATGTACTTTTTTCATAATGGTTTCACCATGAATTTTCATTTTACTTGCCGGTACATCTGCTTGCTCATTAATATTATCACCGGAGCGTAATCCAATATAGGCATCCATGTTCTCCATGACATTTGACTCAAAGCTCGCCATCATATCATATTGTTCATTTGTGGCTCCAAATAACAAGGCTCTGTCAATTGAGGAATCTTTTAATGAGACGAAAGGATGTCCTCCAGCTAAGTATGCTTCTTTTACTAAAGCGATAACTAGTTCCTTTTGTAATC is from Bacillus spongiae and encodes:
- a CDS encoding thioredoxin family protein, with the translated sequence MRHLKTIEEFKTLKESGKHVFMFSADWCPDCRVIDPILPEIEGEFEQYTFIYVDRDKFIDLCVEMDIFGIPSFVAFHDGKELGRFVSKNRKTKEQIVDFLIGL
- a CDS encoding aminopeptidase gives rise to the protein MKDPRISLLAKNLIQYSIQLQPGEKVLIENFGLQKELVIALVKEAYLAGGHPFVSLKDSSIDRALLFGATNEQYDMMASFESNVMENMDAYIGLRSGDNINEQADVPASKMKIHGETIMKKVHRDIRVPKTKWVVLRYPNASMAQLANMSTEAFEDFYFDVCNLDYAKMDKAMDGLVQLMNRTDKVRITGPGTELSFSIKDIPAVKCAGHLNIPDGEVYTAPVKNTVNGTITYNTPSPYHGFTFENVKLTFKDGKIVEALANDTERINSIFDTDEGARYVGEFAIGVNPYILHPMQDILFDEKIDGSFHFTPGQCYDEAFNDNHSNIHWDLVNIQRPDYGGGEIYFDDVLIRKDGRFVIPELEALNPENLK
- the murC gene encoding UDP-N-acetylmuramate--L-alanine ligase, whose amino-acid sequence is MTVYHFIGIKGSGMSALAQILHDMNYQVQGSDYDKYFFTQKSLEESGIKILPFNEDNIHEGMTVIAGNAFPDTHEEVVRAKELNLPVLRYHKFLGEFMNRFTSIAVTGAHGKTSTTGLLAHVMEGIKPTSYLIGDGTGKGVEDAQYFGFEACEYRRHFLSYFPDYAIMLNIDFDHPDYFANIDDVYSAFQEMAMQVNKGIIACGDDEHLQKIQAKVPVIFYGFGEVNDFQARNITINESGTTFDVFVRNNAYATFTIPTYGNHNILNALSVIALCHYEDIDKEAVQERLLSFKGVKRRFTEKQLGNQIIIDDYAHHPTEIHATIESAKQKYPNREVVIVFQPHTFTRTQTFLADFADSLSQADKVYLCEIFGSARENHGKLSIEDLKGKINDAEIIEEEDTTALLQHEDGVIIFMGAGDVQKFQQAYENMYNGKMKTS
- a CDS encoding PTS sugar transporter subunit IIC is translated as MKSYLQKKGINLSFQTYFIDALSYMALGLFGSLIIGLIMKTIGEQIQGILPFSQFFIEMGELAMSLLGPAIGAAIAYGLGAPPLVMFAAVVTGAAGAALGGPAGAYVAAVLSTEVGKLFSKTTKIDIIITPFVTILVGYSVAALIGPWIAEFMTLFGSWIEWATEQRPITMGIFVAALMGLALTAPISSVAIALMLDLNGIAAGAATIGCAAQMVGFAVISYRENKMGGLLAQGIGTSMLQVSNIVRNPLILIPPTVAGMVLAPIGTTIWKMDNIAAGAGMGTSGFVGQIMTLKTMGFTTDVLIQVLLLHFIGPALISLLISEYMRKAGWIKFGQMKIETGGK
- a CDS encoding DUF1444 domain-containing protein; translation: MDTNKMKNLLQERLNKENRKITFDREKDTLRIENEQTGKGISISLPGVVGRYNEKKDVAIDEIAYYVEEALKVMGKDVTLNKKERSIYPVIRSTSFPKESSEGSTLISDDHTAETRIYYALDLGSSYRLIDEKWLEKEKWSKDKVREVAHFNLRSLPTALKKDEVAGNIFYFLNKKDGYDASRILNEHFLRKMKKEVVGEMTVSVPHQDVLIIGDIRNETGYDILAQMTMSFFTTGPVPITALSFVYDDSELEPIFILAKNKKEKE
- a CDS encoding DNA translocase FtsK, with protein sequence MNWIKRMFQLSKAEEKMTSDFKYGQVDANQDQVSSVKNEIETKMSYQYPKGEFRFPLIPDQKKVRSKPNNDQIQSDVQDQHQEKQKKDSTYEEEKREVTHTYKRPFTPTHIPSPIYGFKERPTKQKEIYYELDSSESAQTESLPETGVPLPLERQAEDRVQETQPTIGLDYSSESAQTESLPETGVPLRLERQAEDRVQETQPTIGLDYSSEPAQTESLPETEVPLPLERQAEDRVQETQPTIGLDYSSEPAQTESLPETEVSLPLERQAEDRVQEAQPAIGLDYSSEPAQTESLSETGVPLPLERQAEDRVQETQPTIGLNAEVDQSSIEKEEAYSEDGSEVRETADALELIPETNNLDTQVEGLRQDSTVSSMEKSADSVNHGIEEPQHNQVSSKPLHSQQRKEEKVESVQKKKMNRHVPFNVFMLNQDRERLAAKKKADAVSKQIESKKATTSHNQIDETPRTDSYQYPSLAVLSPSIRREEDQQWLLLQSERLNTTLTNFNVKAAVVNVTQGPSVTRFEVQPEPGVKVNKITNLSDDIKLSLAAKDIRLEAPIPGKHTIGIEIPNEKSRPVFIREIIESDEFKQHTSPLVTVLGLDISGKPIVTDLKKMPHGLIAGATGSGKSVCINSIIVSLLYKARPDEVKLLLIDPKMVELAPYNQIPHLVSPVITDVKAATASLKWAVEEMERRYELFAHTGVRDISRYNDLAIKNGKKEMKLPFIVIIIDELADLMMMSPGEVEESICRIAQKARACGIHLIIATQRPSVDVITGLIKANVPTRVAFSVSSQVDSRTIIDISGAERLLGKGDMLFLENGSSKSIRLQGTFVSDEEIEEVVKHVRSQQQPHYLFQQEELLAKANIQDEEDELYYDACEFVINQGGASASLLQRRFRIGYNRAARLVEVMEEQGIISEARGSKPREVLVSIEELEHIQ
- a CDS encoding nicotinate phosphoribosyltransferase; its protein translation is MKEIELKLKGEIKRLTNQTFKFDERVKEGWFSAVYFLKTREIAKKFKPDRMVTMQFFQKEHAVLCGTDEVIALLHTFSDNPGNLEIHSLKDGDKISPFETVLTIKGYYQDFGYLEGMIDGILARRTSVATNVYNVTKAAGISGRQKPVIFMGDRDDHYTQQAGDGYAAFMGGSTAQATHAMNEWWGKKGMGTMPHALIQLFDGDIVSATEAYQATFPEDDLIALVDYNNDVITDSLKVARVFGNKLKGVRVDTSRTLIDKYFLRNQHVLGTFDPRGVNAELIFALRKALDAEGYQHVQIVVSGGFNEKRITDFEKNEVPVDVYGVGGSLLKIGIGFTGDNVLINGKDEAKAGRKYRPNPRLEKVEI
- a CDS encoding YtoQ family protein, with product MNITVYLAGEIHSTWREEVKTKSASLSLPLTFVGPMENHERSDSIGEEILGTQPNNLIKDDIASSINNFRTQVLMEKSDIVIALFGEKYKQWNSAMDAATALALGKPLILIRPENLHHPLKELSRKANVTVETVDQALQVVSYVFDKK